One genomic segment of Pleurodeles waltl isolate 20211129_DDA chromosome 11, aPleWal1.hap1.20221129, whole genome shotgun sequence includes these proteins:
- the PLA2G3 gene encoding group 3 secretory phospholipase A2 isoform X2, which yields MARARRKVWSLSDVPEGRTKRDTSTGDGPVPEAIPYQNKAAEAVPKPILEGSPRTRAKRGWTMPGTLWCGAGNSAVNVTDIGIFQGTDLCCREHDHCSERLLALEFKYGVRNYRMHTVSHCDCDYRFKHCLHQLNDTISTFVGITFFNLLEVPCFTMEEREGCQAWHWWGGCKEYGPTPFAVLQKQGLYNYTHPFSDPLDERYKPGSATNGSTTSQAGSMARKIIPHRHSKNGRLHPDRNQRKKTRLRKHKRRPVQTTRPRASEVHLANHLPNIETSFARTDSNSLRLKDLNVTSSGAALWPEVIEDTVPKVLDKLLPEVMEGTEHKIVNSSLSEIVRGTVHKVVDDPLPEVMEDTVHKMVDSSLSQMVKDTLHRVIDSPLHEVMEERMHKVVGSHPPEVMEEIVHNVMVGTGHMLTDSFQSEGSQNPLPEKMKALHKTILETPLHKVMKVPLHERLDSSVTHLTEIAQTEGMKALPSESFSNNSEVQKHVRLELFYGEKPQSNMSDLNDSIAHLITDQSRMSTSSADQLSPDQTVTDYTSVAENREGQQNIDQTHTGYPHAGQLTASNMHAHQSSMSHPSTEPLTTGLFARTHSTAEQPGLSWASFDDQILIAQRTEKEDTSTLRTNQGQFQLNIPNTYPLTPSIIIHSSSHQPSKDVPMTGTVQGIQETVPITESTFTTFKSENRLGNYAFHGQLATYPQQRYVDSPTTSTPVDNPETEITRVHNFDLSTMEAGLYSHSKERSAAPVPSEVDLDYNQRNIFLNEKSKPVQDFTRITSHHIPVHHPSTTHRLAENDKSNNHYISKSCGCYRRLDQCEYTIAPYEEKFQLYNLDRKTLYHCNCTRRLARFLQRKKRPNEVQEVLSDFVSPSCFVLEPREVCDEKNRCRSVPAAVLAPSGHLKRTFRLLRKSSKDWTSLPGTNPEWVKNRSRGGASLKVKRQELKRPGASLKPVRLYEQCLQRVRKSWT from the exons ATGGCGCGTGCTCGACGCAAAGTATG GAgcctctctgatgtccctgagggGAGGACCAAAAGAGACACCTCCACAGGAGATGGACCCGTTCCAGAGGCGATCCCATACCAGAACAAGGCTGCTGAGGCTGTGCCAAAGCCCATACTAGAGGGGAGTCCAAGGACGAGAGCAAAGAGAGGGTGGACAATGCCTGGAACGCTGTGGTGTGGAGCCGGCAACTCTGCTGTAAATGTCACAGATATAG GAATATTCCAGGGGACAGACCTGTGCTGCCGGGAGCACGACCACTGCTCAGAGAGACTGCTAGCCCTGGAGTTCAAGTACGGCGTCCGGAACTATCGGATGCACACAGTCTCACACTGCGACTGCGACTACAG gttcaaacattgcctACACCAATTGAATGACACAATTTCCACGTTTGTGGGCATCACATTTTTTAACCTTTTGGAAGTTCCCTGCTTCACGATGGAAGAAAGGGAAGGATGCCAGGCTTGGCACTGGTGGGGTGG GTGTAAAGAATATGGTCCCACTCCTTTTGCTGTGCTCCAGAAGCAGGGGCTCTACAACTATACTCACCCCTTTTCAGACCCATTGGATGAACGATACAAGCCTGGTAGTGCCACAAATGGCAGCACCACCTCACAGGCTGGTTCCATGGCTCGCAAAATCATACCACACCGTCACTCAAAAAATGGGCGTCTCCACCCAGACAGAAATCAGAGGAAGAAGACAAGGTTGCGGAAGCACAAGAGGCGTCCAGTGCAAACAACTAGACCAAGAGCTTCTGAGGTACATTTGGCGAACCACCTGCCCAACATAGAGACAAGCTTTGCCAGGACTGATAGTAATTCTCTAAGACTTAAAGATCTGAACGTTACTAGTAGTGGGGCTGCTCTATGGCCTGAGGTGATAGAGGACACAGTGCCCAAGGTGTTAGATAAGCTGCTGCCTGAGGTGATGGAAGGCACAGAGCACAAGATAGTAAATAGTTCACTGTCTGAGATTGTGAGGGGCACAGTGCACAAAGTGGTAGATGATCCATTGCCCGAGGTGATGGAGGACACAGTGCACAAGATGGTAGATAGTTCACTGTCTCAAATGGTGAAGGACACACTGCACAGGGTGATAGATAGTCCGCTCCATGAGGTAATGGAGGAGAGAATGCACAAGGTGGTAGGTAGTCATCCGCCTGAGGTCATGGAGGAGATCGTGCATAACGTGATGGTGGGCACAGGTCACATGCTAACAGACAGCTTCCAGTCGGAGGGATCTCAGAACCCTTTACCTGAGAAGATGAAAGCCTTACACAAAACCATTTTGGAGACACCACTTCATAAGGTGATGAAGGTCCCACTGCATGAGAGACTTGATTCTTCAGTGACCCATCTGACAGAAATTGCACAAACTGAGGGGATGAAGGCACTACCATCAGAGTCTTTTtcgaacaactcagaggtacaaaAGCATGTAAGACTTGAACTTTTTTATGGTGAGAAACCCCAGAGTAATATGTCTGACTTAAATGACAGCATAGCCCACCTCATTACTGACCAGTCAAGGATGAGTACATCATCTGCAGATCAGCTAAGCCCTGACCAGACCGTCACTGACTATACCAGTGTGGCTGAGAACAGagaaggacaacagaacattgatCAGACACACACAGGATATCCACATGCTGGACAACTCACTGCAAGCAACATGCATGCTCACCAGAGCAGCATGTCCCATCCAAGCACTGAGCCACTCACCACAGGCCTTTTTGCGAGGACTCATTCCACTGCTGAACAACCTGGCCTATCATGGGCCAGCTTTGACGATCAAATATTAATAGCTCAGCGAACTGAAAAAGAGGACACAAGCACTTTAAGGACCAATCAAGGACAATTTCAACTGAACATCCCCAATACTTACCCATTGACTCCATCCATAATCATCCATTCAAGTAGTCATCAACCCAGCAAGGATGTGCCCATGACCGGAACTGTTCAAGGCATACAAGAGACTGTCCCTATAACTGAAAGCACTTTCACAACATTTAAATCAGAAAACAGATTAGGAAATTATGCGTTTCATGGACAATTAGCAACCTACCCTCAGCAGAGATATGTGGACTCTCCAACAACATCAACCCCCGTTGACAACCCTGAAACAGAGATTACAAGAGTGCACAATTTTGATTTGTCAACTATGGAAGCAGGACTGTATAGCCATTCAAAGGAGAGATCAGCTGCTCCGGTTCCTTCTGAGGTGGATCTAGATTATAACCAAAGAAACATTTTCTTGAATGAAAAGAGCAAACCTGTGCAAGACTTTACAAGGATCACATCTCATCATATCCCTGTGCATCACCCTTCCACTACCCATCGCCTCGCTGAGAATGACAAGTCGAACAATCACT atatatccaagAGCTGTGGATGTTATCGCCGTCTTGACCAATGTGAATATACGATTGCGCCATATGAAGAGAAATTCCAGCTCTACAACTTGGACCGGaaaacactttaccactgtaacTGTACCAGGAG gttggcCCGGTTCTTGCAGAGGAAGAAGAGGCCGAATGAGGTTCAGGAAGTTTTATCTGACTTTGTGTCACCTTCTTGCTTTGTGCTGGAGCCCCGAGAGGTGTGCGACGAAAAGAACAG
- the PLA2G3 gene encoding group 3 secretory phospholipase A2 isoform X1 produces the protein MTLSVAARLLFSFACVLSVFAHEESLSLLISPLTFCHTVVSTSDQVYVSFLHTDLGHVTLYQIVWALPDRHLLECTIQEDQSLVGFYQSFCEASQANSTQHTFTDHQDSEVLQTLSAFQMLQKSCLMSSRSLSDVPEGRTKRDTSTGDGPVPEAIPYQNKAAEAVPKPILEGSPRTRAKRGWTMPGTLWCGAGNSAVNVTDIGIFQGTDLCCREHDHCSERLLALEFKYGVRNYRMHTVSHCDCDYRFKHCLHQLNDTISTFVGITFFNLLEVPCFTMEEREGCQAWHWWGGCKEYGPTPFAVLQKQGLYNYTHPFSDPLDERYKPGSATNGSTTSQAGSMARKIIPHRHSKNGRLHPDRNQRKKTRLRKHKRRPVQTTRPRASEVHLANHLPNIETSFARTDSNSLRLKDLNVTSSGAALWPEVIEDTVPKVLDKLLPEVMEGTEHKIVNSSLSEIVRGTVHKVVDDPLPEVMEDTVHKMVDSSLSQMVKDTLHRVIDSPLHEVMEERMHKVVGSHPPEVMEEIVHNVMVGTGHMLTDSFQSEGSQNPLPEKMKALHKTILETPLHKVMKVPLHERLDSSVTHLTEIAQTEGMKALPSESFSNNSEVQKHVRLELFYGEKPQSNMSDLNDSIAHLITDQSRMSTSSADQLSPDQTVTDYTSVAENREGQQNIDQTHTGYPHAGQLTASNMHAHQSSMSHPSTEPLTTGLFARTHSTAEQPGLSWASFDDQILIAQRTEKEDTSTLRTNQGQFQLNIPNTYPLTPSIIIHSSSHQPSKDVPMTGTVQGIQETVPITESTFTTFKSENRLGNYAFHGQLATYPQQRYVDSPTTSTPVDNPETEITRVHNFDLSTMEAGLYSHSKERSAAPVPSEVDLDYNQRNIFLNEKSKPVQDFTRITSHHIPVHHPSTTHRLAENDKSNNHYISKSCGCYRRLDQCEYTIAPYEEKFQLYNLDRKTLYHCNCTRRLARFLQRKKRPNEVQEVLSDFVSPSCFVLEPREVCDEKNRCRSVPAAVLAPSGHLKRTFRLLRKSSKDWTSLPGTNPEWVKNRSRGGASLKVKRQELKRPGASLKPVRLYEQCLQRVRKSWT, from the exons ATGACCCTCTCAGTGGCAGCAAGGCTGTTGTTCTCTTTTGCATGTGTACTCTCAGTGTTTGCTCACGAGGAGTCTCTGTCCCTCTTGATTAGCCCTCTCACCTTCTGTCACACGGTAGTGTCCACCTCAGATCAGGTGTATGTCAGTTTCCTGCACACTGACCTGGGTCACGTGACTCTCTACCAAATAGTCTGGGCGCTGCCCGACCGCCATCTCCTTGAATGTACTATCCAGGAGGATCAGTCCCTGGTGGGGTTCTATCAGTCATTTTGTGAGGCTTCCCAGGCCAATTCCACGCAGCACACTTTCACTGACCACCAGGACTCTGAAGTCCTACAGaccctctctgctttccagatgCTACAGAAGTCGTGTCTCATGTCCTCCAGGAgcctctctgatgtccctgagggGAGGACCAAAAGAGACACCTCCACAGGAGATGGACCCGTTCCAGAGGCGATCCCATACCAGAACAAGGCTGCTGAGGCTGTGCCAAAGCCCATACTAGAGGGGAGTCCAAGGACGAGAGCAAAGAGAGGGTGGACAATGCCTGGAACGCTGTGGTGTGGAGCCGGCAACTCTGCTGTAAATGTCACAGATATAG GAATATTCCAGGGGACAGACCTGTGCTGCCGGGAGCACGACCACTGCTCAGAGAGACTGCTAGCCCTGGAGTTCAAGTACGGCGTCCGGAACTATCGGATGCACACAGTCTCACACTGCGACTGCGACTACAG gttcaaacattgcctACACCAATTGAATGACACAATTTCCACGTTTGTGGGCATCACATTTTTTAACCTTTTGGAAGTTCCCTGCTTCACGATGGAAGAAAGGGAAGGATGCCAGGCTTGGCACTGGTGGGGTGG GTGTAAAGAATATGGTCCCACTCCTTTTGCTGTGCTCCAGAAGCAGGGGCTCTACAACTATACTCACCCCTTTTCAGACCCATTGGATGAACGATACAAGCCTGGTAGTGCCACAAATGGCAGCACCACCTCACAGGCTGGTTCCATGGCTCGCAAAATCATACCACACCGTCACTCAAAAAATGGGCGTCTCCACCCAGACAGAAATCAGAGGAAGAAGACAAGGTTGCGGAAGCACAAGAGGCGTCCAGTGCAAACAACTAGACCAAGAGCTTCTGAGGTACATTTGGCGAACCACCTGCCCAACATAGAGACAAGCTTTGCCAGGACTGATAGTAATTCTCTAAGACTTAAAGATCTGAACGTTACTAGTAGTGGGGCTGCTCTATGGCCTGAGGTGATAGAGGACACAGTGCCCAAGGTGTTAGATAAGCTGCTGCCTGAGGTGATGGAAGGCACAGAGCACAAGATAGTAAATAGTTCACTGTCTGAGATTGTGAGGGGCACAGTGCACAAAGTGGTAGATGATCCATTGCCCGAGGTGATGGAGGACACAGTGCACAAGATGGTAGATAGTTCACTGTCTCAAATGGTGAAGGACACACTGCACAGGGTGATAGATAGTCCGCTCCATGAGGTAATGGAGGAGAGAATGCACAAGGTGGTAGGTAGTCATCCGCCTGAGGTCATGGAGGAGATCGTGCATAACGTGATGGTGGGCACAGGTCACATGCTAACAGACAGCTTCCAGTCGGAGGGATCTCAGAACCCTTTACCTGAGAAGATGAAAGCCTTACACAAAACCATTTTGGAGACACCACTTCATAAGGTGATGAAGGTCCCACTGCATGAGAGACTTGATTCTTCAGTGACCCATCTGACAGAAATTGCACAAACTGAGGGGATGAAGGCACTACCATCAGAGTCTTTTtcgaacaactcagaggtacaaaAGCATGTAAGACTTGAACTTTTTTATGGTGAGAAACCCCAGAGTAATATGTCTGACTTAAATGACAGCATAGCCCACCTCATTACTGACCAGTCAAGGATGAGTACATCATCTGCAGATCAGCTAAGCCCTGACCAGACCGTCACTGACTATACCAGTGTGGCTGAGAACAGagaaggacaacagaacattgatCAGACACACACAGGATATCCACATGCTGGACAACTCACTGCAAGCAACATGCATGCTCACCAGAGCAGCATGTCCCATCCAAGCACTGAGCCACTCACCACAGGCCTTTTTGCGAGGACTCATTCCACTGCTGAACAACCTGGCCTATCATGGGCCAGCTTTGACGATCAAATATTAATAGCTCAGCGAACTGAAAAAGAGGACACAAGCACTTTAAGGACCAATCAAGGACAATTTCAACTGAACATCCCCAATACTTACCCATTGACTCCATCCATAATCATCCATTCAAGTAGTCATCAACCCAGCAAGGATGTGCCCATGACCGGAACTGTTCAAGGCATACAAGAGACTGTCCCTATAACTGAAAGCACTTTCACAACATTTAAATCAGAAAACAGATTAGGAAATTATGCGTTTCATGGACAATTAGCAACCTACCCTCAGCAGAGATATGTGGACTCTCCAACAACATCAACCCCCGTTGACAACCCTGAAACAGAGATTACAAGAGTGCACAATTTTGATTTGTCAACTATGGAAGCAGGACTGTATAGCCATTCAAAGGAGAGATCAGCTGCTCCGGTTCCTTCTGAGGTGGATCTAGATTATAACCAAAGAAACATTTTCTTGAATGAAAAGAGCAAACCTGTGCAAGACTTTACAAGGATCACATCTCATCATATCCCTGTGCATCACCCTTCCACTACCCATCGCCTCGCTGAGAATGACAAGTCGAACAATCACT atatatccaagAGCTGTGGATGTTATCGCCGTCTTGACCAATGTGAATATACGATTGCGCCATATGAAGAGAAATTCCAGCTCTACAACTTGGACCGGaaaacactttaccactgtaacTGTACCAGGAG gttggcCCGGTTCTTGCAGAGGAAGAAGAGGCCGAATGAGGTTCAGGAAGTTTTATCTGACTTTGTGTCACCTTCTTGCTTTGTGCTGGAGCCCCGAGAGGTGTGCGACGAAAAGAACAG